In one Gracilinanus agilis isolate LMUSP501 chromosome 6, AgileGrace, whole genome shotgun sequence genomic region, the following are encoded:
- the LOC123252816 gene encoding aldehyde dehydrogenase family 3 member B1-like, translating to MARKVKRPTANPGSLGTACQLDGKPANPYAGTLKRLRDAFDSGRTRPAEFRIAQLQALSRFLKENRKLILDTLKKDMGKPAVEADVSEIVLCESEIKLALNNLHTWMKDEKVEKNLATQLDSAFIRKEPYGVALIIAPWNYPLNLLLVPLVGAIAAGNCVILKPSEISKNMEKVVAEVLPRYLDKNCFAIVVGGPQEATALLKNKFDYIFFTGSSRVGRIVMTAASKHLTPITLELGGKNPCYVDDDCDPQNVANRVAWFRFFNAGQTCVAPDFLLCSRETQERLLPALQRAVTQFYGKDPQHSPDLGRIISEKHFHRLRGLLGSGRVALGGQWDEQERYMAPTVLVGVQETDPVMQEEIFGPILPIVNVQSLDEAVAFINKREKPLALYAFSNNAKVVNEVLERTHSGNFGGNDGFMYMTLMSLPFGGVGLSGMGDYHGKFTFDTFSQRRGCLLRSPRLEMINQLRYPPYSPRHQRLLVWLVDHKLGFPCSIL from the exons ATGGCTAGAAAGGTGAAGCGACCCACGGCCAACCCCGGATCCCTGGGGACCGCCTGCCAGCTGGACGGTAAACC GGCAAATCCCTACGCAGGCACCCTGAAGCGACTCCGGGATGCCTTCGACTCTGGAAGGACCCGGCCTGCCGAGTTCCGAATTGCCCAGCTCCAGGCACTGAGCCGCTTCCTGAAGGAAAACCGAAAGTTGATCCTGGACACCCTGAAGAAGGACATGGgcaag CCAGCTGTCGAGGCCGATGTGTCCGAGATCGTCTTATGCGAGAGTGAAATCAAGCTTGCTCTGAACAACCTCCACACCTGGATGAAGGATGAGAAGGTGGAGAAGAACTTG GCCACCCAGCTGGACTCAGCTTTCATCAGGAAGGAGCCCTACGGCGTGGCCCTCATCATTGCCCCTTGGAATTACCCTTTGAACCTCTTGCTGGTGCCTTTGGTGGGGGCCATTGCTGCAG GAAATTGCGTGATTCTGAAGCCCTCAGAGATAAGTAAGAACATGGAGAAGGTCGTTGCCGAGGTGCTGCCCCGCTACCTGGACAAG AACTGCTTTGCCATCGTAGTGGGAGGCCCCCAGGAGGCCACGGCCCTGCTCAAGAACAAGTTTGACTACATCTTCTTCACAG GGAGCTCCCGGGTGGGCCGGATCGTCATGACGGCGGCCTCCAAGCACCTGACCCCCATCACGCTAGAGCTGGGGGGGAAGAACCCCTGCTACGTGGACGACGACTGCGACCCCCAGAACGTGGCCAACCGCGTGGCCTGGTTCCGTTTCTTCAACGCGGGCCAGACGTGTGTGGCCCCAGACTTCCTCCTGTGCAGCCGGGAGACGCAGGAGAGGCTGCTGCCCGCCCTGCAGCGCGCGGTGACCCAGTTCTACGGGAAGGACCCCCAGCATTCCCCGGACCTGGGCCGCATCATCAGCGAGAAGCACTTCCACAGGCTGCGGGGCCTGCTGGGCAGCGGCCGAGTCGCCCTCGGCGGCCAGTGGGACGAGCAGGAACGCTACATGG CCCCCACCGTGCTGGTGGGGGTCCAGGAGACGGACCCGGTGATGCAGGAGGAGATCTTTGGGCCCATTTTGCCCATCGTGAACGTGCAGAGCCTGGACGAGGCCGTGGCCTTCATCAACAAGAGAGAGAAGCCCCTGGCCCTGTACGCCTTCTCCAACAACGCCAAG GTGGTGAACGAGGTTCTAGAGCGGACTCACAGCGGCAACTTCGGGGGCAACGACGGCTTCATGTACATGACGCTGATGTCCCTGCCTTTCGGGGGAGTGG GTCTCAGCGGGATGGGCGACTACCACGGCAAGTTCACCTTTGACACCTTCTCCCAGCGGCGTGGCTGCCTCCTCCGGAGCCCACGCCTGGAGATGATCAACCAGCTCCGCTACCCGCCCTACAGCCCACGCCACCAGCGGCTCTTGGTGTGGCTCGTGGACCACAAGCTGGGCTTCCCTTGCTCCATTCTGTGA